AGGTTGGCCGGGGCGGTGTCCTCGGGGCCCAGGTAGAGGAAACCGTGCGCTCCCAGGCGGTAGTTCAGCGTCACCAGCACCACGCCATCGCGGGCGAACGCGGTGCCGTCGTAACCGGGGACGGAGCCCGAGCCGTTGCTGAACGCGCCGCCGTGGAGCCAGACCATGACGGGCAGCCGTCCCGCGGGGTCGGGGGTCCAGACGTTGAGGTTGAGGAAGTCCTCGCCCGGGATGTCGACCTCGGGGATGAGCCGGTCCATCGGTGGGAGGTACGGAGCCTTGGGCGCGGTGGGGCCATGGGCGTCGGCGTCGCGTATCCCGTCCCATGCGGCCGGCGGGCGGGGCGGAGCGAAGCGGAGCGGTCCGGTCGGGGCCGCGGCGTACGGAATGTTCTTGAAGCAGGCGGTGCCGTCCGGACCAGTGGTGCCGCGGACGGCACCGTGCCGGGTGACGAGGACCGGTCGCATGGTTGCTCCTGGGCTCGAAGGGCGGACGGGGCGAATGCTCAGCGGTGGGCGCCGGCCATGCGCAGCGCGAACTGCGCGTACTGGTCGGCGACTTGTTCACGGGTGCGGTGGAGGGCGGGTCCGAACCACTGGGCGACCTGCACTCCGAGGCCGCCGATCGCGGTCACCGCCAGCATCGGGTCGTCGAGGCTGAACTCGCCCGTCCTTACGCCGAGTTCCAGGACGTCGGCGAGCATACGGCGGCACTGCTCGCGCAGTTCGAGCGAAGTCCGGGCCAGCTCGGGGGCGAGGGCGTGCAGTTCACTGTTGGTGACGACCGCCAGCAACGGATAGTCGGTGTGGAGCAGCACGTGGGCGCGGACCAGGGCGGCCAGCTGCCGGCCGGCGCTGTCGTCCCGGGTGGCGGCTGCGGCCTCGGTGAGGCGGGCCAGCATCTCCTCGTGGCCGATGCGGACCAACGCGGCGAGCACGTGCCCCTTGGAGGGGTAGTGCGCGTACAGAGTCGCGGAGTTGATGCCGACGATGCCCGCGATCTGCCGGATCGAGGCGCCGGCGAAGCCGGACTCGGCGAACAGTTCCAGGCCCGCCTTCAGGATCCGCCCGCGCGTACCGGCCGGCGTCACCCCCTCGGGCAGGACGGCGCCCATCGCCACGACCCGGCGGGGCTCCCAGGCGGGAAGTTCCACTGCTGCTCCTGCGGACACGAAGAAGTTCCAACCAATCGATTGGTTGACACCGTAGCGCAGAAGCCGGATGGTAACTCGCAGATAGCCAACCAATCGATTGGTTGGCTATCTGGCCCGCATGCCCGACCGGTCCGCCCGGCCTCGCCGCAGGCACCGAGCACCACGCACATGCGCCGCGGGCGCCATCCGCTCCCGTCACCCTTCCGACGGCTCGCCGGGCCGGAACGGCACCCCTCCCACCCCATCGGAGTGTGCACAATGAGGTTCCGCTCCCCGTACAGAGCCGTCCGCGGCACGGCCGTCCTCGGCGCCGCAGCCGCTCTGGCCGCCCTCGGCCTCACCGCGCCCGCCCAAGCCGCGGCCCCACCGCTACCGGACCTGGACATCACCGGCACCTACGTCACAGGTGTCTCCTCCGGCGGCTTCATGGCCACCCAGTTCCAGGTCGCCTACTCCGGCACCTTCGACGGTGCCGGGGTCGTCGCCGCCGGTCCGTACGACTGCGGGCAGGGCAAGGTCATCGAGTTCGTCACCTGCGACCTGGGCCTCGGCGTCGGCCGACTGGAGCAGCAGGCCACCGAGTGGGCGGCCGACGGGCGTATCGACCCGGTCTCCAACCTGGCGGGCAAGCCGGTCTACACCTACCACGGCTACCTCGACCCGGTCGTCAACCCGCTCGTCTCACGCGCCGGCGTCGACTTCTACGAGCACTTCGGCGCCCACGTCACGTACCACGACTGGGATCCGGCCGGGCACTCCTGGCCCACACCCGACGGCGTCGTCCCCTGCGCACTCACCCTGCCCCCGTTCCTGAACAACTGCCACGACGACCCGCAGCGCGAGATGCTCACCGCCTGGCTGGGCACGGTCAACCCCCGCAACACCGGCACTCCGCAGGGCTCGCTCACCCACTTCGACCAGAACGCGTACGTCCCCGGCGGCTCCGCCCGCACGCTGTCCATGGACGGCACCGGCCAGCTCTACGTCCCGCCCAACTGCGCCCAGGGCGCGCCCTGCAAGCTGGTGGTCGCCCTGCACGGCTGCCTGTCCGCCCA
Above is a genomic segment from Streptomyces fodineus containing:
- a CDS encoding TetR/AcrR family transcriptional regulator, with product MELPAWEPRRVVAMGAVLPEGVTPAGTRGRILKAGLELFAESGFAGASIRQIAGIVGINSATLYAHYPSKGHVLAALVRIGHEEMLARLTEAAAATRDDSAGRQLAALVRAHVLLHTDYPLLAVVTNSELHALAPELARTSLELREQCRRMLADVLELGVRTGEFSLDDPMLAVTAIGGLGVQVAQWFGPALHRTREQVADQYAQFALRMAGAHR
- a CDS encoding PHB depolymerase family esterase yields the protein MRFRSPYRAVRGTAVLGAAAALAALGLTAPAQAAAPPLPDLDITGTYVTGVSSGGFMATQFQVAYSGTFDGAGVVAAGPYDCGQGKVIEFVTCDLGLGVGRLEQQATEWAADGRIDPVSNLAGKPVYTYHGYLDPVVNPLVSRAGVDFYEHFGAHVTYHDWDPAGHSWPTPDGVVPCALTLPPFLNNCHDDPQREMLTAWLGTVNPRNTGTPQGSLTHFDQNAYVPGGSARTLSMDGTGQLYVPPNCAQGAPCKLVVALHGCLSAQQLLGTAFAEKGNLDTYADTNNLVVLYPQAASSVWPVNPQGCWDWFGYTGSDYAVRSAPQMTAIVTMVHALGG